From the genome of Patescibacteria group bacterium:
AATTTTAAGCAACCATAATTGGCAAACTTCTCTGATTTCTTTAGCCAAAAGATTTGAAGAAATTTATACTCCAAATACTGAAAAGCCAATCAATTTACCAAGAGATTCAAAAGAGCTTCATTTACTCCAACAAATCAGAGATGAAGCTCATCGTTTTGCCATCACCTATCACAAAAAACTTCATTCTAAAATTTCAATTGGTTCAAGCTTAGATGAAGTAAATGGCCTAGGACCAAAATACAAAAAAGCATTGCTTTTAAAATTTGGCAATGTTGAAAATATTAAAAAAGCAAGCTTAGATGAATTAACCAAAGCCTCGAACAAAAAAGTTGCTCAGCTAATTAAACGAAGTTTGTAAAAAATGTTCGGCTGGTGAAGGTCTCCTGACCTTCGCCAATTAAAAACATAAAACGTAAATTCTAAAATTATGCCTAATAACAATCACATCCAAATTCAAGAAGATCTCGAAAAAAAAGCTAAAGAAAAAGAAAACCGCAAACAAAAAATGAAAATTTCAGGTCAAAGTGTCAAAGAATTAGCTAAAATTATCAAAGAAAAAGGCAAAAAAAATCCTAAGTAATACTTAGGAAAAGATCAACGTCTCCACAGCCTATCAAATTCCGCTTGAGATATTCCGACTTGCTCTAAAAGTTTCTTTGCTTTAATCAAATGTTCTTCTACTCTTTGCAAATATTGATTCACATTTCGCCTACCTGCAAATTTTCTAGCAGTCTTAAAACAATGCTTTGCAATTGCCACATGCTTCCGTATTTCCAAATTCTCAATATCAGTACACAAAGAGCTAGTAACACATGAATCAGGAAGGCTTAAGAACAAATATCTGCTTACTTCGAAATAATCATACCACTTTCTCTGATCACCTTCCCAAAGATAAATCCTCTGTGCTTTCGTATCAGCATACTTTTCCAAAAATCGCATTATCTCTGAATAGCTTTTTCCTTTCATTCCTTCCTCCTTTGCTGGATCAGTATAAATATCTTACATTATCTTAAACATTTAGTCAATTGTAAAATTCTCAAAAAACTGCTAAAATAAAAACTCAACATGGAAAAAATTCCTAAAAAACCAAACAAAATTCGTTTAATTATCTTAATTGTAATCTTAATTATTACAGTTGTTTTTGGTACTTTAATAATCACCGACAAAAATCACGTTCTTCTCGCAAAAATAAGTGGCACGAAACAGCAACCAAATATTACAAAAATCATCGTCAAAGATAAAAATGACAAAAAAGAATTTACTTCAGAAAAAGAAACTTTGCAAGAAGCTTTACAGGATAATAATATCAAAATTTTTGATCATGATATTATCACTCCAAATTTAGACACCAAAATTAAAAAATATACTTTATTAATCGTTGATATTCAAAGAAAATATGCTGTCACAATTATTGACAAAAAAGATAAAAAAGAAATTGTTTCTGATAAAAATGTGGTCAAAGATATTCTAAAAGAACAAAATATCAAATTAATAAAAGAAGATAATATCAATCCTAATATAGATGAACAAATTGAAAACAACAGCAAAATTATAATTTCTCGTGCTAATTTAATCAACATTTTTGTTGACGGACAAGAAAATATCGCAAAAACTCACTTTAAACAAGTTGACAAAATAATTGCTGAAGCAGGCATAAAATTAAATGGAGATGATTACACAATTCCAGAAAGCAACTCTAAAATCGAAAATAACGCTAAAATAGAAATTATCAGAGTTACTAAAAAAGAAGAAATAACCAAAGAAGAAATACCTTTCGAAACAGAAGAACAATATTCAGATCAGATGTACGAAGACGAACAAAATGTCTCTCAAGTAGGAAAAAATGGAATTTTAGAAAAAACTTATGAAATTAGATTAGAAAACGACAAAGAAGTTGATAAAAAATTAGTCTCTGAAGAAAAAACTCTAGAGCCTCAAAACAAAATTATAGTTTATGGTACAAAAAAACATCCACAAGGCAAGGTAATTACTGGCGGTCGAGCAACTTACTATTACGGTCCAACTATCGCAGCATGCAATCTTTTTCCCAAAGGAACCAAACTTCGCGTTACTAATGTAGATAATGGCCAGAGTATTGAAGTTATTGTTGACGATACCGGCGGTTTTGGCTGGCCGACAGTAATTGATCTTCGCCAAGATTATTTTGAAAAAATCGGCGGTACAACAAATGCCGGCATTATTAATGTTACAATAGAAGAAATCCTTTAGAATGCCTAAATCTATTGCCAAATTGCTAATCCTATGCTAAAATCAAAGAACTAGAATAATTTTAAATAAAACAAACAGTGTTCAACAATTTAGCAATTGAACAATTAAAAATTTTGGAATACAAAATTTTTAAGCAATTCAACATATTTAACCAATCTAACTAGTCTAACCAGTTTAACTCATTAATCAATACGTATGTCTAATATCTTAAGTATTATCCAAATTGTTATTTCTGTCTTTTTAATGATCACAATTTTAGTTCAAAATAAAGGCGTCGGATTATCTGCCACCTTTGGCGGTGAAGGCAATGTTTACCGTACCAAAAGAGGTGCAGAAAGAGCCATTTTTATAACTACAATAGTTTTGGCTGTACTATTCTTAGTTACGGCTATGCTAAATCTGTTTTTCTAAAACCAAACTAGCTTAAATGAACAAATTTAAAACGGAGGACAAAAAACAAAAATTTCCTCATTTTTCTCAGCTTAAATTTCTTCCAAAGACTCTAAACAAAAAAGAAAAAATTCAAAGCTTAGTCCTAATTATAATTTTGATTTTTAGTTTAGGATTTTTAGGCTATCAAGAATATACAAAAAGAATTGAAGTAATTGCCAAAGATGGCGGAAGATATACTGAAGGCGTTGTTGGCACGCCAAAATTTGTTAATCCATTATATTCTCAAACTAGTGACGTAGATTCAGATCTTACAAAACTGATTTACAGAGGCTTAATGAAATATAATGCCAATCAAGAATTAGTCCCTGATCTGGCTGAATCTTATGAAATTTCCAAAGATAAAAAAATCTATACTTTCAAACTAAAAAATAACGTCAAATGGCATAACAATGAATCGTTTAATGCTGATGATGTCATTTTTACAGTTCAAGCAATCAAAAACCCAGAGTATCAAAGTCCTTTACAAATCAATTTTGAAGGCGTCGAAGTCAGCAAGATTGACGATTTTACTGTCCAATTCACTTTGCAGAAAGAAAAATATTCTCCATTTCTTACCGAAAATACACTTTTTGGCATCATTCCCAAAAAAGTTTGGGAAAGCATTCCACCAAAAAATGCGCCTTTTTCAGAACAAAATTTAGTTCCTGTAGGATCAGGACCTTTCAAATTCAAAGAATATAAAAAAGATAAAACTTCTGGCCAAATTGTTTCTTATACTCTTGAAAAATTTCCTGATTATTATGGCAAAAAACCATATCTTTCAGAAATAATTTTCAAATTTTATAATGATTATCCTGATTTAGCAAAAGCTTACAACAAAAAACAAATTGACGCCATTAGCTATATTCCAATTGAAGAACAACAAAATATCAAAAAAGAAATAAATTCTTTCAATCTTAATTTACCTCAATATTACGCTATCTTTTTTAACACTGATCAAAATGATGCATTGAAATATAAACCAGTCCGTCAAGCTTTAAATTTTGCAATTGATCGCGATAAAATAGTTAGCGAAGCTTTAAACAAACAAGCAATTTTAATTGATTCTCCAATTCTGCCAAATTATCAAGAATATAATCCAGATGCCAAAAAATATAATTTTGATTTGGAAAAAGCAAAAAAAACTTTAAAAAAAGGCGGTTGGACAAAACAAGGAGATTATTTAGCTTTTGAAGACACGACGCTTGAAATAACTTTAACTATCATCAACCAACCAGAATTTCAAAAAATAGCTGAAATTATCAAATCAAATTGGGAAAGTTTAGGAGTCAAAGTCAATATTGAAGCCCTAGAGGCAACTGATCTTCAATCAAATTATATTCGACCAAGACAATATCAAGCTTTGCTTTATGGACAATTACTAGGCCATGATCCAGATCCATATCCATTCTGGCATTCTTCACAAGCTAAAGATCCAGGTTTGAATTTAACATCTTTACAAAGAGATAAAATTGATAAGTTATTAGAAACTGCCCGCCAACAAA
Proteins encoded in this window:
- a CDS encoding G5 domain-containing protein, translated to MEKIPKKPNKIRLIILIVILIITVVFGTLIITDKNHVLLAKISGTKQQPNITKIIVKDKNDKKEFTSEKETLQEALQDNNIKIFDHDIITPNLDTKIKKYTLLIVDIQRKYAVTIIDKKDKKEIVSDKNVVKDILKEQNIKLIKEDNINPNIDEQIENNSKIIISRANLINIFVDGQENIAKTHFKQVDKIIAEAGIKLNGDDYTIPESNSKIENNAKIEIIRVTKKEEITKEEIPFETEEQYSDQMYEDEQNVSQVGKNGILEKTYEIRLENDKEVDKKLVSEEKTLEPQNKIIVYGTKKHPQGKVITGGRATYYYGPTIAACNLFPKGTKLRVTNVDNGQSIEVIVDDTGGFGWPTVIDLRQDYFEKIGGTTNAGIINVTIEEIL
- the secG gene encoding preprotein translocase subunit SecG gives rise to the protein MSNILSIIQIVISVFLMITILVQNKGVGLSATFGGEGNVYRTKRGAERAIFITTIVLAVLFLVTAMLNLFF
- a CDS encoding ABC transporter substrate-binding protein, with the translated sequence MNKFKTEDKKQKFPHFSQLKFLPKTLNKKEKIQSLVLIIILIFSLGFLGYQEYTKRIEVIAKDGGRYTEGVVGTPKFVNPLYSQTSDVDSDLTKLIYRGLMKYNANQELVPDLAESYEISKDKKIYTFKLKNNVKWHNNESFNADDVIFTVQAIKNPEYQSPLQINFEGVEVSKIDDFTVQFTLQKEKYSPFLTENTLFGIIPKKVWESIPPKNAPFSEQNLVPVGSGPFKFKEYKKDKTSGQIVSYTLEKFPDYYGKKPYLSEIIFKFYNDYPDLAKAYNKKQIDAISYIPIEEQQNIKKEINSFNLNLPQYYAIFFNTDQNDALKYKPVRQALNFAIDRDKIVSEALNKQAILIDSPILPNYQEYNPDAKKYNFDLEKAKKTLKKGGWTKQGDYLAFEDTTLEITLTIINQPEFQKIAEIIKSNWESLGVKVNIEALEATDLQSNYIRPRQYQALLYGQLLGHDPDPYPFWHSSQAKDPGLNLTSLQRDKIDKLLETARQQINPEERKKTYQKFQELLINEAPAIFLYSPTYLYGQNKKVKGFNQKFTFVPSDRFSDVENWYVKTKLKIKNP